In Halorhabdus rudnickae, the following proteins share a genomic window:
- the engB gene encoding GTP-binding protein EngB, whose translation MFETRPDRDAEVVLLGRSNVGKSTLMRELTGHTFDTGQRPGVTREPNHYDWTGQDFVLTDLPGFGYMEGVPDEAREEIKTDVVRYVEEYAEQILVGVLVVDGKSVIDIIDRHSGSDEIPHDVELFHFLRDVGIPPVVAVNKMDKVDDRDERLNELCDRLGLHPPWKQWQDTIAPITAKRGSINAMNEAVRTHLHDAERDDLFQFFSVG comes from the coding sequence ATGTTCGAGACGCGGCCGGACCGCGACGCTGAGGTCGTCCTCCTCGGGCGATCCAACGTAGGCAAGTCCACGCTCATGCGGGAGTTGACCGGCCATACCTTCGACACCGGACAGCGACCGGGCGTGACTCGCGAACCCAACCACTACGATTGGACGGGCCAGGATTTCGTCCTGACGGATCTGCCGGGCTTTGGCTACATGGAAGGCGTTCCCGACGAGGCCCGCGAGGAGATCAAGACCGACGTCGTCCGGTACGTCGAGGAATACGCCGAGCAGATTCTGGTCGGCGTGCTCGTCGTCGACGGCAAGAGCGTCATCGACATTATCGATCGCCATTCCGGTTCCGACGAGATCCCCCACGACGTCGAACTGTTTCACTTCCTCCGGGACGTCGGGATCCCGCCGGTCGTCGCGGTCAACAAGATGGACAAGGTCGACGACCGCGACGAGCGACTGAACGAACTGTGTGATCGTCTGGGCCTGCATCCACCATGGAAACAGTGGCAGGACACCATCGCGCCGATCACCGCCAAACGTGGGTCGATCAACGCGATGAACGAAGCCGTCCGGACGCACCTCCACGACGCCGAACGCGATGATCTCTTCCAGTTCTTCTCCGTCGGGTAG
- a CDS encoding sensor histidine kinase, producing MIDGVPVLGDRLWYLAIFGISAVATFVSAVRVNRIAEGDTRRGLVALLLTSGGWALATVGYLATANEQLAVVLYQIGLVVGLSTIGGWLYFCSAYTGRSLHRDPTIRWTAVVVFLAIVAVKLTNGFHGLYFTSEVVSTPFAHVAIESTTLHWAVMAGSYALATVGYFMLYERFRQVSHDTRPLVVLLALTALPISFDVFGMVVPDLIEITYEPIGVAAFAVGLTFVYFERFRTIRLAGDRDDPVIVLDDSDRIRDFNRAAGRLVPALSDRSVIGEVFASIAPRCAEKLEADDPLVTAHRDGKTRYYRVTEQRFSASQASLGRALVFTDETHREQYRNELERQNDRLDSFASMLSHDLRNPLNVAQARLELARDEAADNEHLETASEALDRIEALIEDVLQLARQGQPIEERERISLEVIARDAWEMVETADAALVVDDDRDILGDPERIQRLFENLFRNAVEHGGKDVSVTVGPLDGENGFFIEDDGRGIPDEERQQVFESGYSTAENGTGFGLAIVEQIVAAHEWEIELADVETGSRFEIRT from the coding sequence ATGATCGACGGAGTTCCGGTACTGGGTGATCGACTCTGGTATCTGGCGATCTTCGGGATCTCGGCTGTCGCCACGTTCGTCAGTGCGGTCCGGGTCAACCGGATCGCCGAGGGCGACACCCGGCGTGGGCTGGTTGCACTCCTGCTCACCAGCGGCGGGTGGGCGCTGGCTACTGTCGGCTACCTGGCGACGGCGAACGAACAACTGGCCGTTGTACTCTACCAGATCGGTCTCGTCGTCGGCCTGAGCACGATCGGCGGATGGCTGTACTTCTGTTCGGCCTACACCGGTCGGTCGTTGCACCGTGATCCGACGATCCGATGGACCGCAGTCGTCGTCTTTCTCGCCATCGTCGCCGTGAAGCTCACGAACGGCTTCCACGGGCTGTACTTCACCAGCGAGGTCGTTTCGACACCGTTTGCCCACGTCGCCATCGAGAGTACTACCTTGCACTGGGCGGTCATGGCCGGGAGTTACGCCCTTGCGACGGTCGGGTACTTCATGCTCTATGAGCGCTTTCGTCAGGTGAGCCACGACACCCGTCCGCTGGTGGTGTTGCTCGCTCTCACGGCGTTGCCAATCTCTTTCGACGTCTTCGGGATGGTCGTCCCCGACCTGATCGAGATTACCTACGAACCGATCGGCGTCGCGGCCTTCGCCGTCGGATTGACGTTCGTCTATTTCGAGCGTTTTCGGACGATCCGGCTGGCCGGCGACCGAGACGATCCGGTGATCGTTCTCGACGACAGCGACCGAATCCGGGACTTCAATCGCGCGGCGGGGCGTCTCGTCCCGGCACTGTCCGACCGGTCGGTTATCGGGGAAGTGTTCGCGTCGATCGCCCCCCGGTGTGCGGAAAAACTCGAAGCGGACGATCCACTCGTGACGGCCCATCGGGACGGCAAGACGCGCTACTACCGCGTGACTGAGCAGCGGTTCTCGGCCTCCCAGGCCTCGCTCGGACGGGCACTCGTTTTCACCGACGAGACCCACCGAGAGCAGTACCGCAATGAACTTGAGCGCCAGAACGACCGGCTGGATTCGTTCGCCAGCATGCTCTCTCACGATCTCCGGAATCCGCTGAACGTCGCCCAGGCGCGACTCGAACTCGCCCGAGACGAGGCCGCCGACAATGAACACCTCGAAACCGCGAGTGAGGCGCTCGACCGCATCGAGGCCCTCATCGAGGATGTCCTTCAGCTGGCCCGCCAGGGACAGCCTATCGAGGAACGCGAACGCATTAGCCTCGAAGTGATCGCACGCGACGCCTGGGAGATGGTCGAGACCGCCGACGCGGCACTGGTTGTCGACGACGACCGTGACATCCTCGGCGATCCGGAGCGCATCCAGCGGCTCTTCGAGAACCTCTTCCGGAATGCAGTCGAGCACGGTGGCAAAGACGTGAGCGTCACGGTCGGGCCGCTCGACGGTGAGAACGGCTTCTTCATCGAAGACGACGGACGTGGCATTCCTGATGAGGAACGCCAGCAGGTCTTCGAGTCGGGATACAGTACGGCCGAGAACGGGACCGGGTTCGGTCTCGCGATCGTCGAGCAGATCGTCGCGGCCCACGAGTGGGAGATCGAACTCGCCGACGTCGAGACGGGGTCGCGTTTCGAGATCCGGACGTGA
- a CDS encoding zinc ribbon domain-containing protein: MVPESDSERGCPKCGHEETDVGEISTTGGGLSKMFDIQTNSFKVVSCTNCGYSELYRDTTSGASDIVDVFLG, translated from the coding sequence ATGGTCCCCGAATCAGACTCCGAACGCGGCTGTCCAAAGTGTGGGCACGAAGAGACCGATGTCGGCGAGATCTCGACGACTGGCGGCGGCCTGAGCAAGATGTTCGATATCCAGACGAACAGCTTCAAGGTCGTCTCCTGTACCAACTGTGGCTATTCGGAACTGTACCGGGACACGACCTCCGGAGCGAGCGACATCGTGGACGTGTTCCTGGGGTAA
- a CDS encoding amino acid ABC transporter permease, whose amino-acid sequence MTDGPAQTVTDPADDRGSLVEELPARRRLALGAIGTVFWVWLFARWAYHNAVLDAVVTALGFPDLVRSEVAVQAREGWVPAAPFEAVANAIASVADPLGPASVLLDWAVWLADLAGFATTIAPAFAEGAFVTVYLTILSILFGLVVAIPVAVARTYGGTLLRAIALTYTELIRGTPLLAQLFFVYFALPLTDVARWVGFTGEPPIPRAAAAVAVIGFTINSSAYQAEYIRSALESVDAGQMTAARAVGLSKRQAIRHVVLPQGLRLAIPSWTNEFIYLIKYSSLATFITVPELFQRARDIASDTFQYTDIYVVVGLFYLALVLTTALAMSRFETVVSIPGLGQSAASD is encoded by the coding sequence ATGACCGACGGACCAGCGCAAACGGTGACCGATCCCGCCGACGACCGCGGGTCCCTCGTCGAGGAGTTACCGGCTCGCCGCCGCCTCGCCCTCGGGGCGATCGGCACCGTCTTTTGGGTATGGCTGTTCGCGCGCTGGGCCTATCACAACGCCGTCCTCGACGCGGTGGTCACGGCGCTCGGATTTCCGGATCTCGTCCGCTCGGAGGTTGCTGTCCAGGCACGCGAGGGGTGGGTCCCGGCGGCCCCCTTCGAGGCAGTTGCCAACGCGATCGCGAGCGTCGCGGACCCGCTCGGTCCGGCCAGCGTCCTGCTCGATTGGGCGGTCTGGCTCGCTGATCTGGCCGGGTTCGCGACGACGATCGCCCCCGCATTCGCCGAGGGTGCGTTCGTCACGGTCTACCTGACGATCCTGTCGATCCTGTTCGGGCTGGTCGTTGCGATCCCGGTTGCCGTAGCCCGGACCTACGGTGGCACGCTCTTGCGGGCGATTGCCCTGACGTATACCGAACTCATCCGCGGGACGCCGTTGCTCGCCCAGCTGTTTTTCGTCTACTTCGCGCTCCCGCTTACGGACGTCGCCCGCTGGGTCGGATTCACTGGCGAGCCGCCGATCCCCCGGGCAGCGGCGGCCGTCGCCGTCATCGGGTTCACGATCAACTCCTCGGCCTACCAGGCGGAGTATATTCGATCGGCCCTGGAGTCGGTCGACGCCGGGCAGATGACCGCCGCGCGCGCGGTCGGCCTCTCGAAACGGCAGGCGATTCGTCACGTCGTCCTCCCACAGGGACTGCGACTCGCGATCCCGAGCTGGACCAACGAGTTTATCTACCTGATCAAGTACTCCTCGCTCGCGACGTTCATCACCGTCCCCGAGCTGTTCCAGCGCGCGAGGGACATCGCCTCGGACACGTTCCAGTATACGGATATCTACGTCGTCGTCGGCCTGTTCTATCTCGCGCTCGTGTTGACGACGGCGCTGGCGATGTCTCGCTTCGAGACGGTCGTCTCGATTCCGGGACTCGGACAGTCGGCGGCGAGTGACTGA
- a CDS encoding amino acid ABC transporter ATP-binding protein, protein MSLLEFEHVEKSFEEEDVLRDVSFAMERGDVEVIVGPSGAGKSTLLRCVNRLTGIDGGTITLDSESIHAMDENALRRRVGMVFQDFNLFAHRTARGNITLGLEEVLELDHETAVERADAYLDQVGLSDQADSHPAELSGGQKQRVGIARALAMEPELMLFDEPTSALDPELVGEVLDVMADLAAEGMTMLSVTHEMGFARSAADTLTVLEDGQIVERGRPEQLFEAPENDRTAEFLGQLTDLEQ, encoded by the coding sequence ATGAGTCTTCTGGAATTCGAACACGTCGAGAAGTCTTTCGAGGAAGAAGACGTACTGCGCGACGTCAGTTTCGCGATGGAACGCGGGGACGTCGAAGTGATCGTCGGTCCGAGCGGGGCTGGTAAGTCCACGCTGTTGCGGTGTGTCAACCGACTCACGGGGATCGACGGAGGGACGATCACTCTCGACAGCGAGTCGATCCACGCGATGGACGAGAATGCCCTCCGGCGGCGCGTTGGGATGGTGTTCCAGGACTTCAATCTTTTTGCCCACCGGACGGCACGAGGTAACATCACCCTCGGCCTCGAAGAGGTACTCGAGCTGGATCACGAGACGGCCGTCGAGCGCGCCGACGCCTATCTCGACCAGGTGGGGCTTTCCGATCAGGCCGACTCCCACCCCGCCGAACTCTCCGGCGGGCAGAAACAGCGCGTCGGGATCGCCCGGGCACTGGCGATGGAGCCCGAACTCATGTTGTTCGACGAGCCGACCAGCGCCTTGGATCCGGAACTCGTCGGCGAAGTCCTCGACGTGATGGCCGACCTCGCCGCCGAGGGAATGACGATGCTATCGGTCACCCACGAGATGGGTTTTGCTCGCTCTGCCGCAGACACGCTCACCGTCCTCGAAGACGGACAGATCGTCGAGCGAGGTCGACCGGAACAGTTGTTCGAGGCCCCCGAGAACGACCGCACCGCCGAGTTCCTTGGCCAACTCACTGACCTCGAGCAATGA
- the hisG gene encoding ATP phosphoribosyltransferase produces MRIALPNKGRLHDPSVDVLERAGLHLVDGADRQLYAQTVDEDVTVLYARAADIPEYVSDGAADIGITGFDQIQEAGRENLVDLLDLEFGECKLVLAAPEDGDVDAPGDLVGGTIATEFPNVTRAYLDEAGIDAEITEVSGATELTPHVDIADGIVDITSTGTTLRMNRLEVIDDVLESSVRLVAREDVADDPKIKQIRMALESVLTAEDKRYLMMNVPESRIEDVKDVMPGMGGPTVMDIAGTEDVAVHAVVEEGSVFETINRVKELGARDILVTEIERLVE; encoded by the coding sequence ATGCGCATTGCCTTGCCCAACAAGGGCCGGCTACACGACCCGAGCGTCGACGTCTTAGAGCGCGCCGGGCTCCACCTCGTCGACGGCGCTGATCGCCAGCTCTACGCACAGACCGTCGACGAGGACGTGACCGTGCTATACGCTCGCGCCGCCGACATTCCCGAGTACGTCTCGGACGGCGCTGCAGACATCGGTATCACGGGATTCGATCAGATACAGGAGGCCGGCCGCGAGAATCTCGTCGATCTGCTCGACCTCGAATTCGGCGAGTGCAAGCTCGTGCTGGCGGCCCCCGAGGACGGCGACGTCGACGCGCCGGGGGATCTCGTAGGCGGCACCATCGCCACGGAGTTCCCGAATGTGACCCGGGCCTATCTCGACGAGGCGGGGATCGACGCCGAGATCACGGAGGTTTCGGGCGCGACGGAACTCACGCCGCACGTCGACATCGCCGACGGCATCGTCGACATCACCTCCACGGGGACGACCCTGCGGATGAACCGCCTCGAAGTGATCGACGACGTCCTCGAGAGCTCCGTCCGACTCGTCGCCCGCGAGGACGTCGCCGACGACCCGAAGATCAAGCAGATCCGGATGGCACTCGAATCGGTGCTGACCGCCGAGGACAAGCGCTACCTCATGATGAACGTCCCCGAGTCCCGCATCGAAGACGTCAAAGACGTCATGCCGGGGATGGGCGGCCCGACGGTGATGGACATCGCCGGGACTGAGGACGTGGCCGTCCACGCCGTCGTCGAGGAAGGGTCGGTCTTCGAGACCATCAACCGGGTGAAGGAACTCGGCGCCAGGGACATCCTCGTCACCGAGATCGAACGGCTCGTCGAGTGA
- a CDS encoding TIGR00341 family protein: protein MRLVQVSIPAGKRDAIEDALDAEDVDYILTDETSGREFTAVAYIPLPTNAVEPVLERLREAGIDEQAYTVVVEANTVISRRFEELQDRYAEEKSEERIAREELTSKAADLAPATWSYAVLTVVSAVIATAGLLLDSPAVIVGSMVIAPLIGPAMAASVGTVVDDDDLFRRGVGLQIAGLGLAVLSAAVFAFLVRNLFLVPPGLDVTSIPAVRERLLPDFLSLVVALGAGVAGVVSLSTGVSTALVGVMIAVALIPPAATVGIGIAWGLPTVSLGSGVLTLVNVLSINLAALAVLWYLGYRPTHWFREDDARSQTLKRVLALAAAIAVLSVFLGGVTYDTYTRATVDGQIDEAVAKVVAETPGTTVQDVSIERSGGLFFQQPRRIVVTIGIPPDNGPPDLADRLDDRLDDVVGRDVTTELRYVTTESA from the coding sequence GTGCGACTCGTTCAGGTGTCGATCCCGGCGGGCAAACGCGACGCGATCGAGGACGCCCTGGACGCCGAAGATGTCGACTACATCCTGACTGACGAGACCAGCGGCCGGGAGTTTACGGCCGTCGCGTACATCCCACTGCCGACCAACGCCGTCGAACCGGTGCTCGAACGGCTCCGCGAGGCCGGCATCGACGAGCAGGCCTACACCGTCGTAGTTGAGGCCAATACCGTCATTTCACGGCGGTTCGAGGAACTCCAGGATCGCTATGCCGAGGAAAAGAGCGAGGAACGCATCGCCCGCGAGGAACTCACCTCGAAGGCCGCCGACCTCGCCCCGGCGACCTGGAGCTATGCTGTCCTGACGGTCGTCTCCGCGGTGATCGCCACTGCCGGACTGCTGTTGGACTCGCCGGCGGTCATCGTCGGCTCGATGGTGATCGCACCGCTGATCGGCCCCGCGATGGCTGCAAGCGTCGGGACAGTCGTCGACGACGACGATCTCTTCCGGCGGGGCGTGGGGCTGCAGATCGCGGGGCTCGGACTGGCAGTACTTAGCGCCGCCGTCTTTGCCTTCCTGGTGCGAAACCTGTTTCTCGTCCCACCTGGGCTCGACGTCACGTCGATCCCGGCCGTCCGAGAGCGTCTCCTGCCGGACTTCCTCTCGCTGGTGGTCGCGCTCGGGGCCGGTGTCGCGGGTGTGGTCAGTCTCTCGACAGGCGTCTCGACGGCGCTGGTCGGCGTCATGATCGCCGTCGCGTTGATCCCGCCCGCGGCGACGGTCGGGATCGGCATCGCCTGGGGGTTGCCGACAGTCAGCCTCGGATCGGGCGTGTTGACGCTGGTGAACGTCCTCTCGATCAACCTCGCCGCGCTAGCGGTGCTTTGGTACCTGGGCTACCGGCCGACCCACTGGTTCCGGGAAGACGACGCCCGTTCGCAGACACTCAAACGCGTGCTGGCGCTTGCCGCGGCCATCGCCGTCCTGTCGGTGTTTCTCGGCGGGGTCACCTACGACACCTACACGCGGGCGACCGTCGACGGCCAGATCGACGAGGCCGTCGCCAAAGTGGTTGCCGAGACACCGGGGACGACCGTACAGGACGTCTCGATCGAGCGATCAGGCGGACTGTTCTTCCAGCAACCGCGGCGGATCGTCGTCACGATCGGTATCCCGCCGGATAATGGCCCTCCCGATCTGGCCGACCGACTCGACGACCGTCTCGACGACGTTGTGGGGCGTGACGTCACAACGGAACTCCGGTACGTAACGACTGAATCGGCCTGA
- a CDS encoding SIMPL domain-containing protein, producing MRTNNILLVVIAVAVTALAAVGVAAAVSPSAQTDQPARQIEVGASGDVSAEPDQALVRVGVVATADDAATARDRVAQNVTALRSTLEELGIPDDRIETAHYNIRDVRERPESEQTSEYQAIHTFEITLEDIDRVGDVIDGVVDSGANRVEGVSFTLSDDRRQELRQDALRNAMDNAREEAGTLADSADLTIEGAASISASDVSVRPYRVEQSMVALESGDAGASTTIESGPVDVSASVQVVYNATTA from the coding sequence ATGCGTACGAACAACATACTCCTCGTGGTAATCGCCGTTGCAGTGACGGCACTGGCGGCGGTCGGCGTCGCAGCCGCCGTCTCGCCGAGTGCACAGACGGACCAGCCAGCCAGACAGATCGAAGTCGGAGCGTCGGGCGACGTTTCGGCCGAGCCCGACCAGGCGCTCGTGCGCGTCGGCGTCGTCGCGACCGCCGACGACGCGGCGACCGCCCGTGACCGGGTCGCCCAGAACGTGACTGCCCTGCGATCGACGCTGGAGGAACTGGGAATCCCCGACGACCGCATCGAAACGGCCCACTACAACATCCGGGACGTGCGCGAGCGTCCCGAATCCGAACAGACCAGCGAGTACCAGGCGATCCACACCTTCGAAATCACCCTCGAGGACATTGACCGCGTCGGTGACGTGATCGACGGCGTCGTCGACAGCGGCGCAAACCGGGTAGAGGGCGTCTCCTTTACGCTCTCGGACGATCGCCGCCAGGAACTCCGCCAAGACGCACTCCGGAACGCGATGGACAACGCTCGCGAGGAGGCCGGGACGCTGGCTGATAGCGCCGACCTGACCATCGAGGGCGCGGCCTCGATCAGCGCAAGCGACGTCAGCGTCCGGCCCTACCGCGTCGAGCAATCGATGGTCGCGTTGGAGTCCGGGGACGCCGGCGCGTCGACGACGATCGAGAGCGGCCCGGTCGACGTCTCGGCGTCCGTCCAGGTCGTCTACAACGCGACGACGGCCTGA
- a CDS encoding NAD(P)/FAD-dependent oxidoreductase, producing the protein MSDVAIIGGGPAGLAAAVYTARADQETLVFDKGDGTTRDVDWMENVYGFPEGASGPELVEAGQQQATKFGAEIVQEEVVRVGEDGDGYVIETERKEYEVRGIILATGASYESPAIKDVDEFEGGGVSYCVECDAFFYQDAPVAVVGAGNYAAKEAEMLLDYTDDVRVLTNGTELEMDEALIERLAEQGIEIIEEPADRIVGDSVVEGVELKSGDVIEVKGVFVALGAAGGTDIGDMLGIPRDGDYLDVDGEQYTGVDRVYAAGDLTGGQRQVNVSVGEGTTAAINLLEDFRGGEYVDYKKVEA; encoded by the coding sequence ATGTCTGATGTCGCAATCATCGGTGGCGGGCCAGCCGGACTGGCCGCCGCCGTCTACACCGCACGCGCAGATCAGGAGACGCTCGTCTTCGACAAGGGCGACGGGACGACCAGGGATGTCGACTGGATGGAAAACGTCTATGGCTTCCCGGAGGGCGCCAGCGGCCCGGAACTCGTCGAGGCGGGCCAACAGCAGGCGACGAAGTTCGGCGCGGAGATCGTCCAAGAGGAGGTCGTCCGGGTCGGCGAGGATGGCGACGGCTACGTGATCGAAACCGAACGCAAGGAGTACGAGGTTCGCGGGATCATCCTCGCGACCGGGGCGTCCTACGAGAGCCCGGCGATCAAGGACGTCGACGAGTTCGAGGGCGGCGGCGTCTCCTACTGCGTCGAGTGTGACGCCTTCTTCTATCAGGACGCGCCGGTCGCGGTCGTCGGGGCCGGGAACTACGCCGCCAAGGAGGCCGAGATGCTGCTGGATTACACCGACGACGTACGGGTGCTGACCAACGGTACGGAGCTGGAGATGGACGAGGCATTGATCGAGCGGCTGGCCGAGCAGGGCATCGAGATCATCGAGGAACCGGCCGATCGGATCGTCGGGGATAGCGTCGTCGAGGGCGTCGAATTGAAATCGGGGGACGTCATCGAGGTCAAGGGCGTCTTCGTCGCGCTCGGTGCGGCCGGCGGCACTGACATCGGGGACATGCTCGGGATTCCGCGGGACGGCGATTATCTCGACGTCGACGGCGAGCAGTACACGGGCGTCGATCGTGTCTATGCGGCGGGCGACCTGACCGGTGGCCAGCGGCAGGTTAACGTCTCCGTCGGCGAGGGCACGACGGCGGCGATCAACCTCTTAGAGGACTTTCGGGGCGGCGAGTACGTCGACTACAAGAAAGTCGAGGCCTGA